Proteins from a genomic interval of Croceicoccus naphthovorans:
- the ccmE gene encoding cytochrome c maturation protein CcmE — translation MSTALKPKHQRLALVVLALVVLVGAALLAAWGLRGQASYFYVPSDIASDPPEAGRAVRLGGMVQEGSIKTMPDGVTVAFIVGDGEATVPVRYTGITPDLFVEGSGVVADGRLAPDGTFVADSLLAKHDENYMPRELEDMSKAQAKAVVAETE, via the coding sequence ATGAGCACGGCCCTGAAACCCAAGCACCAGCGTCTGGCGCTGGTCGTGCTGGCGCTGGTCGTCCTGGTCGGCGCGGCGCTGCTGGCGGCGTGGGGTCTGCGCGGTCAGGCCAGCTATTTCTATGTGCCCAGCGATATCGCATCCGATCCGCCCGAAGCTGGCCGCGCGGTGCGGCTTGGCGGCATGGTGCAGGAAGGTTCTATCAAGACGATGCCCGATGGTGTGACCGTGGCCTTCATCGTCGGCGATGGCGAGGCGACGGTGCCGGTGCGCTATACCGGCATCACGCCCGACTTGTTCGTCGAAGGATCGGGCGTGGTCGCCGATGGTCGACTTGCTCCCGACGGGACATTCGTGGCCGATAGTCTGCTGGCCAAACATGACGAGAATTATATGCCGCGCGAGCTGGAAGACATGTCCAAGGCGCAAGCCAAGGCAGTGGTGGCCGAAACCGAATGA
- the ccmC gene encoding heme ABC transporter permease CcmC, with translation MHGFANPARFLRFARWLTPLLLVSGLLLTGAALTWGLWFAPADRLMGDTVRILYIHVPSAWLGMGGWTTIAIASLVELVWRHPLATIAARAAAVPGMVFTAICLATGSIWGRPTWGTWWVWDGRLTSMLVLLFLYFAYLALAGAAQKDGIGGGSRVVAIFGLVGAINVPIINRSVVWWNSLHQPASITMGKSAIDPAFLWPLLIATLGFSLLFGGVVLARMRAILANFQAEARLRRRAMASEALQGISA, from the coding sequence ATGCACGGTTTCGCCAATCCCGCCCGATTCCTGCGCTTTGCGCGCTGGCTGACGCCGCTCTTGCTGGTGTCCGGCTTGCTATTGACGGGCGCGGCGCTGACGTGGGGCCTGTGGTTCGCGCCTGCCGACCGCCTGATGGGCGACACGGTGCGCATCCTTTACATTCACGTACCCAGCGCATGGCTCGGCATGGGCGGGTGGACGACTATCGCGATCGCCTCGCTGGTGGAACTGGTCTGGCGGCATCCGCTGGCCACGATTGCCGCCCGCGCCGCTGCGGTTCCGGGCATGGTGTTTACCGCAATCTGCCTTGCAACCGGCTCGATCTGGGGTCGCCCGACATGGGGCACGTGGTGGGTTTGGGACGGTCGTCTGACCTCGATGCTCGTCTTGCTGTTCCTCTATTTCGCCTATCTTGCATTGGCCGGGGCCGCGCAGAAGGACGGGATCGGCGGGGGTAGCCGTGTCGTCGCGATTTTCGGGCTGGTCGGGGCGATTAATGTACCGATCATCAATCGTTCGGTCGTGTGGTGGAATTCGCTGCACCAACCGGCCAGCATCACGATGGGCAAGTCGGCCATCGATCCGGCGTTTCTTTGGCCGCTGCTGATCGCGACGCTGGGCTTTTCCCTGCTGTTCGGCGGGGTCGTGCTGGCGCGGATGCGGGCGATCTTGGCCAACTTCCAGGCAGAGGCGCGCTTGCGCCGCCGCGCTATGGCCAGCGAAGCGTTGCAAGGGATCTCGGCATGA
- a CDS encoding Glu/Leu/Phe/Val family dehydrogenase codes for MWNNPAFDDHEKVTLVHDRKSGLRAIIAIHSTHLGPSAGGTRFWHYADSAAALTDALRLSQGMSYKNALAGLPIGGGKAVILADADRTKTDAMMLAFGEAIEKLGGQYVTAEDVGITEADMALVNQRTDFVTGLPAKGGEPMVGSDPGPFTSYGIFLGVKQAVKHKLGKDSVAGVHIALQGTGSVGSGLARHLAHEGAVLTLADVNADRAAKLAAELGGKAVSADEVMTVPCDVFSPNALGAILTPESIAALDCAIVAGGANNQLATVKDGDLLAKRDILFAPDYVINAGGIISVMVEYLARGGPSATIEDANGRIEQIPERLEAIWQEAASTGTAANRVADAMARRAIGR; via the coding sequence ATGTGGAACAATCCCGCGTTCGATGACCACGAAAAGGTCACCCTTGTTCACGACCGCAAGAGCGGGCTGCGCGCGATCATTGCCATTCACTCGACCCACCTCGGCCCCTCTGCGGGCGGCACCCGGTTCTGGCACTATGCCGACAGCGCCGCCGCATTGACCGACGCGCTGCGCCTGTCGCAGGGGATGAGCTACAAGAACGCGCTGGCTGGGCTGCCCATCGGCGGCGGCAAGGCGGTGATCCTGGCCGATGCCGACCGCACCAAGACCGACGCGATGATGCTGGCCTTCGGCGAGGCCATCGAAAAGCTGGGCGGCCAATACGTGACGGCGGAAGACGTCGGCATTACCGAGGCGGACATGGCGCTGGTCAATCAGCGGACCGATTTCGTCACCGGCCTGCCTGCCAAGGGCGGTGAGCCGATGGTCGGGTCTGATCCCGGGCCCTTCACGTCCTACGGCATCTTCCTTGGCGTGAAGCAGGCGGTGAAGCACAAGCTGGGCAAGGACAGCGTGGCGGGCGTGCACATCGCGTTGCAGGGCACCGGCAGCGTCGGGTCCGGCCTTGCGCGGCATCTCGCCCACGAGGGCGCGGTGCTGACGCTGGCCGACGTGAATGCGGACCGCGCGGCGAAGCTGGCCGCGGAATTGGGCGGCAAGGCCGTGTCGGCGGACGAGGTCATGACGGTTCCGTGCGACGTGTTCAGCCCCAATGCGCTGGGCGCGATCCTGACCCCCGAATCGATTGCCGCGCTGGACTGCGCTATCGTCGCGGGCGGAGCGAACAACCAGCTTGCCACCGTCAAGGATGGAGACCTGCTGGCGAAACGCGACATTCTGTTTGCACCCGACTATGTGATCAACGCGGGCGGCATCATCTCGGTGATGGTCGAATATCTTGCCCGTGGCGGCCCGTCGGCGACCATCGAAGACGCGAACGGGCGGATCGAGCAGATCCCAGAGCGTCTGGAGGCGATCTGGCAAGAGGCGGCCAGCACCGGCACCGCCGCGAACCGCGTTGCCGATGCCATGGCAAGGCGGGCGATCGGGCGCTGA
- the gspK gene encoding type II secretion system minor pseudopilin GspK gives MRRATPEWMRAKGRGAALLSVLLLVAVMAVIAAMMLERLNLATRLAVNAQAMAQARLYALSAENIVASRLGALVAIDRTRTVDPGGLLDTATPLPLSRGSVTVTVSDRGNCFNVNALVSGEGKSTRMNLSALNQFRRLMDLLEVPPDQAIIVSDSLVDWIDSDQDPQINGAEDGYYQGLATPYRTPGRRIVDITELRAVRGMEEPIFQRLRPWLCALPGGEDAVINLNTLRPDQARLVAALTPDTLDVNRVRALLESRPATGWQSLSAAIAPLAAQGAPIGPSQMRHLGVASRWFEARLQVQVDSVVLEERVLIDARLEPARIVSRSWGEGG, from the coding sequence ATGCGGCGCGCCACACCCGAATGGATGCGCGCGAAGGGGCGCGGGGCGGCGCTGCTTTCGGTGCTGTTGCTGGTCGCGGTCATGGCGGTGATCGCGGCGATGATGCTGGAACGGTTGAACCTTGCCACGCGGCTGGCGGTCAATGCACAGGCGATGGCGCAGGCGCGGCTCTATGCGCTGTCGGCGGAGAACATCGTCGCATCGCGGCTGGGCGCACTGGTGGCGATTGATCGGACGCGGACAGTCGATCCCGGCGGGTTGCTCGATACCGCGACCCCGCTGCCGCTCTCGCGCGGCAGCGTGACGGTCACCGTCAGCGACCGGGGCAACTGCTTCAACGTCAACGCGCTGGTTTCTGGCGAGGGCAAATCGACGCGGATGAACCTCAGCGCGCTGAACCAGTTCCGGCGGTTGATGGACCTGCTGGAAGTGCCTCCCGATCAGGCGATCATCGTTAGCGATTCGCTGGTCGACTGGATCGACAGCGATCAGGACCCCCAGATCAACGGGGCCGAAGATGGGTACTATCAGGGGCTGGCCACGCCCTATCGCACGCCGGGTCGCCGGATCGTCGACATTACCGAGCTTCGCGCCGTGCGGGGGATGGAAGAGCCGATCTTTCAGCGTCTGCGCCCGTGGCTCTGCGCATTGCCGGGGGGCGAGGATGCGGTGATCAACCTCAACACCCTGCGCCCGGACCAGGCCCGGCTTGTCGCGGCGCTGACCCCGGATACGTTGGATGTGAACCGCGTGCGCGCCCTGCTCGAATCGCGTCCGGCGACCGGGTGGCAGTCGCTGTCCGCCGCTATCGCACCGCTGGCCGCGCAGGGGGCGCCGATCGGGCCGTCTCAGATGCGGCATCTTGGCGTGGCGAGTCGCTGGTTCGAGGCACGCTTGCAGGTCCAGGTCGATTCGGTTGTGTTGGAAGAACGCGTGCTGATCGACGCGCGGCTGGAGCCGGCGCGGATCGTGTCGCGCAGTTGGGGTGAGGGGGGCTGA
- the gspJ gene encoding type II secretion system minor pseudopilin GspJ — protein MRRNGFTLVEMLVALVIFAVIAGGALAMLRFSVDAEISGRNATQRIADQRRFIAVWTADLAQAAARPARDEGGLMHAAMEDGADGALIALTRSGWDNPGGEARSSLQRVIWRVENGRLVRIGMPFTDGASRPEPSPMAQVSGQPRLRFRAPEGNWIDRWQPEKQTDLPTAVELLLPQADGTELRIVALVGSNYQ, from the coding sequence ATGAGGCGTAATGGTTTCACCCTCGTCGAGATGCTTGTCGCGCTCGTCATTTTCGCGGTGATCGCGGGTGGGGCGCTGGCGATGCTGCGCTTTTCGGTCGATGCCGAGATTTCGGGCCGTAATGCGACGCAGCGAATTGCCGATCAGCGGCGCTTTATCGCGGTCTGGACCGCCGATCTGGCGCAGGCGGCCGCCCGTCCCGCACGGGATGAGGGCGGGCTGATGCACGCGGCGATGGAGGACGGGGCAGACGGCGCGCTGATCGCGCTGACGCGCAGCGGCTGGGACAATCCCGGCGGAGAAGCGCGTTCGTCTTTGCAACGCGTGATCTGGCGGGTCGAGAACGGGCGGCTGGTGCGCATCGGCATGCCGTTCACCGATGGCGCATCCCGGCCCGAACCTTCGCCGATGGCGCAAGTGTCGGGACAGCCGCGCCTGCGGTTCCGCGCGCCTGAGGGGAATTGGATCGACCGCTGGCAGCCCGAAAAGCAGACAGACCTGCCGACGGCGGTCGAACTGCTGCTGCCGCAGGCCGACGGAACCGAGTTGCGCATCGTCGCGCTGGTGGGATCGAACTACCAGTGA
- the gspI gene encoding type II secretion system minor pseudopilin GspI has product MPNLRRNGFTLIELLVALAIFAIAGLTLMRMEGASIARTADLDQRLLREVTAQNLAAEWLTDPIPPALGDDSGEVANAGRQFAWSRTVDAPEEFAGTIRIVLSVRETTPGRESSAVTYEFYRIAPT; this is encoded by the coding sequence ATGCCCAACCTCCGCCGCAACGGATTTACCCTGATCGAACTGCTCGTCGCGTTGGCGATTTTCGCCATTGCCGGGCTGACGTTGATGCGGATGGAAGGCGCGTCGATCGCCCGAACCGCCGATCTGGATCAGCGGTTGTTGCGAGAGGTTACCGCGCAGAACCTTGCCGCTGAGTGGCTGACCGATCCGATCCCACCCGCGCTGGGCGATGATAGCGGAGAGGTCGCCAATGCCGGGCGGCAGTTCGCGTGGAGCCGGACTGTCGACGCGCCGGAAGAATTCGCGGGCACGATCCGCATCGTCCTTTCGGTTCGCGAAACCACGCCGGGGCGTGAATCGAGCGCGGTTACCTACGAATTCTACCGGATCGCGCCGACATGA
- a CDS encoding GspH/FimT family pseudopilin, with the protein MPRLTGPARPRNGFSLIELMVVLFIVALMTGIALMTLPDGRADLRREAERFAARTIAARDQAITTSASVSAVVGPAGYYYERRVDGRWLPLDGRALEATDWERGTVAAFEGKGADEGDSANRRILFDPLGLASEDARIVLSHDGNAVVVVLRRNGEIAVTAP; encoded by the coding sequence ATGCCCCGCCTAACCGGACCAGCCCGCCCGCGCAACGGTTTCAGCCTGATAGAGCTGATGGTCGTGCTGTTCATCGTCGCACTGATGACCGGGATCGCCTTGATGACGCTGCCCGATGGCCGTGCGGACCTGCGGCGAGAGGCGGAGCGGTTTGCAGCGCGCACCATTGCCGCGCGAGACCAGGCGATTACGACCTCCGCGTCGGTTTCGGCGGTGGTCGGCCCGGCAGGGTATTACTACGAGAGGCGCGTCGATGGCCGGTGGTTGCCGCTGGATGGGCGCGCGTTGGAGGCGACCGACTGGGAACGCGGCACGGTCGCCGCTTTCGAAGGGAAGGGTGCGGACGAAGGCGATTCCGCCAACCGCCGGATCTTGTTCGACCCGCTCGGCCTTGCCAGCGAAGATGCGCGCATTGTCCTGTCACATGACGGCAACGCAGTGGTCGTAGTCCTGCGCCGCAACGGCGAAATTGCCGTGACCGCGCCGTGA
- a CDS encoding prolyl hydroxylase family protein: MTDFGEAVTAHVRSWPKVQKVPAPKLELFTVRDFVPEAMRANLIALIDTKRRPSTIADPNGDDYFRTSETCDLPPDDPQVQALRDLFTRISGIDIAYAEPSQGQRYDVGQEFKNHTDYFEPTGADFQKYCSVAGQRTWTFMVYLNEPEAGGATRFKVAGKTFQPEAGRLVCWNNMRADGTPNPATLHHGMKVRKGVKYVITQWYRERPWK; encoded by the coding sequence ATGACGGATTTCGGCGAAGCGGTGACGGCCCATGTGCGATCATGGCCCAAGGTGCAGAAAGTGCCCGCGCCCAAGCTGGAGCTGTTTACCGTGCGCGACTTCGTGCCCGAGGCTATGCGCGCCAACCTGATCGCGCTGATCGACACAAAGCGCCGCCCTTCGACCATCGCCGACCCTAACGGCGACGACTATTTCCGCACGAGCGAGACCTGCGACCTGCCGCCCGACGATCCGCAGGTGCAGGCGCTGCGCGACTTGTTCACACGTATATCGGGCATCGACATCGCCTATGCCGAGCCCTCGCAAGGTCAGCGATACGATGTGGGGCAGGAATTCAAGAATCACACCGACTATTTCGAACCCACCGGCGCGGACTTCCAGAAATATTGCAGCGTCGCCGGACAGCGTACCTGGACCTTCATGGTCTATCTCAACGAGCCGGAAGCGGGCGGTGCGACCCGGTTCAAGGTCGCGGGCAAGACCTTTCAGCCCGAGGCCGGTCGCCTGGTCTGCTGGAACAACATGCGCGCCGACGGCACCCCCAATCCCGCCACGCTCCACCACGGGATGAAGGTGCGCAAGGGCGTTAAATACGTGATAACGCAGTGGTACAGGGAGCGTCCCTGGAAATAG
- a CDS encoding GNAT family N-acetyltransferase, with product MKLKKPGKPVLTGTRIVLRPITADDADCVFGGMDDAEANRLTGSHGEFPYDRVAAHCARVAKADDRWDYAITVDGRMVGEVVLNEVDEDNSSANIRIVIWDPEARSKGYGTEAMELLTRFGIEEVGLHRIELGVFAFNPRAIRSYEKVGYVHEGTRRHALLWDGEWIDQHTMGMLASDWAARTA from the coding sequence ATGAAACTGAAAAAGCCGGGAAAACCGGTACTGACCGGAACGCGCATCGTTTTGCGACCGATCACGGCGGATGATGCCGATTGCGTGTTTGGCGGCATGGATGACGCGGAAGCGAATCGCCTAACCGGCAGCCACGGCGAATTCCCCTATGACCGCGTTGCCGCCCACTGCGCCCGCGTTGCAAAGGCGGACGACCGCTGGGACTATGCGATTACCGTCGATGGCCGGATGGTCGGCGAAGTCGTGCTGAACGAAGTCGACGAAGACAATTCCAGCGCCAACATCCGCATCGTGATCTGGGATCCGGAGGCCCGCAGCAAGGGTTACGGGACAGAGGCTATGGAACTGCTGACCCGATTTGGCATCGAAGAGGTCGGCCTGCACCGCATCGAACTGGGCGTCTTCGCGTTCAATCCGCGGGCAATCCGATCCTACGAAAAAGTCGGCTATGTTCACGAAGGCACCCGCCGCCATGCGCTGCTGTGGGATGGCGAATGGATCGACCAGCACACGATGGGCATGCTGGCCAGCGATTGGGCTGCACGCACGGCTTAG
- a CDS encoding DUF808 domain-containing protein: protein MPSGLVALLDDVSLIARAAAASMDDVAAGAAKAGSKAAGVVIDDAAVTPSYVTGFTPQRELPIIWKIAKGSFRNKLLILLPAALLLSEFLPWAITPILMMGGLFLCYEGAEKIIEKLGGDKHGKTLDDKITDVAEFERQRVAGAIRTDLILSAEIMAISLSEVAGSSLLVRGVALAAVGIGITVLVYGAVALIVKMDDIGLHLKQRASQTAKSVGDFLLALMPKLMIFLSIVGTAAMLWVGGGIVLHGTHELGLHAPSDMVHTVQHAVEHATGALSGLLGWLTYAIASAFLGLILGAVIVFFLHKLPAMMGRKPAH, encoded by the coding sequence TTGCCCTCTGGCTTAGTCGCGCTGCTTGACGACGTATCCCTGATCGCCCGCGCCGCCGCCGCCAGCATGGACGATGTCGCCGCCGGGGCCGCCAAAGCGGGGTCAAAGGCAGCGGGTGTCGTCATTGACGATGCGGCGGTCACGCCGTCTTACGTTACCGGTTTCACGCCGCAGCGCGAATTGCCGATCATCTGGAAAATCGCCAAGGGATCGTTCCGCAACAAGCTGCTGATCCTGCTGCCCGCCGCGCTGTTGCTCAGCGAATTCCTGCCATGGGCGATCACGCCGATCCTGATGATGGGCGGGCTGTTCCTGTGTTACGAAGGCGCGGAAAAGATCATCGAGAAGCTGGGCGGCGACAAGCACGGCAAGACGCTGGACGACAAGATCACCGACGTTGCTGAATTTGAGCGGCAGCGTGTTGCGGGCGCGATCCGCACCGACCTGATCCTTTCGGCAGAGATCATGGCGATCTCGCTGAGCGAAGTCGCCGGTAGTTCGTTACTGGTGCGCGGTGTTGCTCTGGCTGCCGTGGGTATCGGCATCACCGTGCTTGTCTATGGCGCGGTGGCCTTGATCGTGAAGATGGACGATATCGGCCTCCACCTGAAGCAGCGCGCGTCACAGACGGCAAAGAGCGTTGGCGATTTCCTGCTCGCGCTGATGCCGAAGCTGATGATCTTCCTGTCGATTGTCGGGACTGCGGCGATGTTGTGGGTTGGCGGCGGCATCGTGCTGCACGGCACGCACGAATTGGGCCTTCATGCCCCGTCAGACATGGTCCACACCGTGCAGCACGCAGTCGAACACGCGACCGGTGCGCTATCGGGTTTGCTAGGCTGGCTGACTTACGCAATTGCCTCGGCCTTTCTTGGCCTGATCCTTGGCGCGGTGATCGTGTTCTTCCTGCACAAGCTGCCCGCGATGATGGGGCGCAAGCCCGCACACTAA
- the rpmE gene encoding 50S ribosomal protein L31, which translates to MKADTHPDYHMIKVQMTDGTVFETRSTWGSEGDTLTLEIDPTSHPAWTGGNRVVNEGGRVARFNQRFGGLKLKK; encoded by the coding sequence ATGAAGGCCGATACCCATCCCGATTACCACATGATCAAGGTGCAGATGACCGACGGCACCGTGTTCGAAACCCGCTCCACCTGGGGCTCGGAAGGCGACACGCTGACGCTCGAAATCGATCCCACCAGCCACCCGGCATGGACCGGCGGCAACCGCGTGGTGAACGAAGGCGGCCGCGTGGCCCGCTTCAACCAGCGCTTCGGTGGGCTCAAGCTCAAGAAGTAA
- the fabZ gene encoding 3-hydroxyacyl-ACP dehydratase FabZ, with translation MSDTGFDLTKVLELLPHRYPMLLVDRVVSLDPESEIHAVKAVSFNEDFFQGHFPGKPIMPGVLQVEALAQAAGLLAVKALGLEGSGKLVYFLAIDQAKFRSPVEPGHLLDLKVKFIHKRARICKFAGEASIDGTVTCECEFTAMIEK, from the coding sequence ATGAGCGACACCGGTTTCGACCTGACGAAAGTGCTGGAACTCCTGCCGCATCGCTATCCGATGCTGCTGGTCGATCGGGTCGTTTCGCTGGATCCCGAAAGCGAGATTCACGCGGTCAAGGCCGTGTCGTTCAACGAGGATTTCTTTCAGGGCCACTTCCCCGGCAAGCCGATCATGCCCGGTGTGTTGCAGGTAGAGGCGTTGGCGCAGGCGGCGGGGCTGCTTGCGGTCAAGGCGCTGGGCCTCGAGGGATCGGGCAAGCTGGTCTATTTCCTCGCCATCGATCAGGCGAAGTTCCGCTCTCCGGTAGAGCCGGGCCATCTGCTCGACCTGAAAGTGAAGTTCATTCACAAGCGCGCCCGCATCTGCAAGTTCGCGGGCGAGGCCTCGATCGACGGCACGGTAACTTGCGAGTGCGAGTTCACCGCGATGATCGAAAAGTAG
- a CDS encoding OmpH family outer membrane protein: MKTTHKIMAAALVAATPVALPVAATAQVAPGIAVANPDAIVVNSAAYKLAEQQRQTTYKPQLDQAEQRRAAIEAQLQPLLTKYQTDAQAASPNQASLQQQAQQIQRIQQSGEAELNRILQPLALSRAYVLEQISDRLPAAMEAAQKRRKITLVLNPAAVVAADQAYNLNQDVLTELDRALPQAQLVPPANWKPAAQRQAEAQQAAAAQGNAAATGGR; the protein is encoded by the coding sequence ATGAAAACCACGCACAAGATCATGGCCGCCGCGCTTGTTGCCGCGACGCCCGTCGCGCTTCCGGTTGCCGCCACCGCACAGGTCGCGCCCGGCATCGCCGTCGCCAACCCCGATGCGATCGTCGTCAATTCGGCCGCCTACAAGCTGGCCGAGCAGCAGCGCCAGACGACGTACAAGCCGCAGCTGGACCAGGCCGAACAGCGCCGCGCCGCGATCGAAGCGCAGCTTCAGCCGCTGCTGACCAAGTACCAGACCGACGCTCAGGCGGCGAGCCCGAACCAGGCATCGCTGCAGCAGCAGGCGCAACAGATTCAGCGTATCCAGCAGTCGGGCGAGGCGGAACTGAACCGCATTCTTCAGCCGCTGGCCCTGTCACGTGCCTACGTTCTCGAACAGATCAGCGACCGTCTGCCCGCCGCGATGGAAGCCGCGCAGAAGCGTCGCAAGATCACACTGGTGCTCAACCCGGCTGCCGTGGTTGCCGCCGACCAGGCTTATAACCTCAATCAGGATGTCCTGACCGAGCTCGACCGCGCGCTGCCGCAGGCGCAGCTGGTGCCGCCCGCCAACTGGAAGCCGGCTGCCCAGCGACAGGCCGAAGCGCAGCAGGCCGCTGCCGCGCAGGGCAACGCTGCCGCCACCGGCGGCCGCTAA